The following proteins are co-located in the Manihot esculenta cultivar AM560-2 chromosome 9, M.esculenta_v8, whole genome shotgun sequence genome:
- the LOC110622953 gene encoding autophagy-related protein 18h isoform X2 produces the protein MKNNSKSNSNSKTNTNRFLPNSLKFISSCIKTASTSVRSASASVAASISSDNQDRKDQVLWASFDRLELGPSSFKRVLLLGYSNGFQVIDVEDASDVVELVSKRDDPVTFLQIQPLPAKLDGREGFRASHPLLLVVSCAELKSSGPVLGGRDGLVRDGYNEPQVGNLSISPTTVQFYSLRSHNYVHYLRFRSTVFMVRCSPRIVAVSLATQIYCFDALTLENKFNVLTYPVPHLGGQGMNGVNAGYGPMAVSPRWLAYASDNPLLSNTGRLSPQSLTPPLGVSPSTSPSSGSLMARYAMESSKQIATGLINFGDMGYKTLSRYCQDLIPDGSSSPVYSNSSWKVGRGATPSAETDNAGMVVVKDFVSGVVVSQFRAHNSPISALCFDPSGTLLVTASIHGNNINIFRIMPSFSHSASGSKSYEWSSSHVHLYKLHRGITSAVIQDICFSHYGQWIAIVSSRGTCHIFVLSPFGGANVLQIHNSHVDGPSLSPILSLPWWSTTSFSVNQQCSFASPPSAVTLSVVSRIRSNNTGWLNTVSNAASSGAGKTSVPSGAIASVFHSSVSRDMQPSHLKNANALEHLLVYTPCGHLVQYKLLSSVGRESSEVASRIGQGSLVQIQDEELRVNVEPVQWWDVCRRVDWGEREECISGITLGRQETAELPMVTSDCEDNDSEQHVESLKSHEPSHLYLSNAEVQMSSWRMPFWQNPKMHFHEMSHLETAEQNFIEDHAGGEIEIEKVGVREVEIRRKDLLPVIDHFNRTLPNWTDRGLNGERYITSLAGSQEAKDSEDVISHSKSVSAGSVASSDGSLTKFYPLVIQSENGTAGEGRFSVAASSIECKSSINKDSSSISSKQSQAGFSPVDFNSMDSNVTSLTNISSSTGRTIAKEVQSSNGVVISEASNTGSNCSNLSMNIIDEGPANESLDSGLFFQEGYCKVMPLSECPESTEVSFLDNNISPCDLEKSEDGDNDDMLGGVFAFSEEG, from the exons atgaagaATAACAGCAAGTCAAATAGTAATAGCAAGACAAACACTAATCGCTTTCTTCCAAATTCTTTGAAATTCATTTCTTCTTGCATTAAAACTGCCTCTACCAGTGTCCGCTCTGCTAGCGCTTCCGTGGCCGCTTCTATCTCCAGTGATAATCAAGACCGCAAAGACCag GTGCTTTGGGCTTCATTTGACCGATTAGAGCTTGGACCATCTTCCTTCAAACGTGTTCTCTTACTTGGATACTCCAATGGTTTTCAAGTCATTGATGTTGAAGATGCCTCTGATGTCGTTGAGCTTGTATCAAAGCGTGATGACCCAGTTACATTTTTACAGATACAGCCCCTCCCTGCCAAATTGGACGGCCGTGAAGGATTCAGAGCATCGCATCCTTTACTCTTGGTTGTTTCATGTGCTGAATTGAAGAGCTCAGGTCCAGTGCTTGGTGGGAGAGATGGGTTAGTCAGAGATGGCTATAATGAGCCTCAAGTGGGAAACCTTTCCATTTCTCCTACTACTGTGCAGTTTTACTCGCTAAGATCTCATAATTATGTTCATTATCTGAGATTTCGTTCAACAGTTTTTATGGTTAGATGCAGTCCGCGAATAGTGGCTGTGAGCCTAGCAACACAA ATATACTGTTTTGATGCCCTGACTCTGGAGAACAAATTCAATGTCCTCACTTATCCTGTCCCTCATCTGGGAGGCCAAGGAATGAATGGAGTTAATGCTGGATATGGTCCAATGGCTGTGAGTCCCAGGTGGTTAGCTTATGCTTCTGACAATCCGCTGTTGTCAAACACAGGCCGGTTAAGTCCACAAAGTCTTACTCCTCCACTGGGTGTCAGTCCATCAACTTCCCCAAGCAGTGGAAGTTTGATGGCTCGTTATGCTATGGAATCCAGTAAGCAGATAGCTACTGGGTTAATAAATTTTGGAGACATGGGCTACAAGACTCTGTCTAGATATTGTCAAGATCTTATCCCAGATGGTTCTAGTTCTCCTGTGTATTCAAACTCCAGTTGGAAAGTTGGTCGGGGTGCAACACCTTCTGCAGAAACAGATAATGCTGGAATG GTGGTTGTGAAAGATTTTGTATCTGGAGTTGTGGTATCACAATTTAGAGCTCATAATAGTCCAATTTCTGCTCTTTGTTTTGATCCAAGTGGTACACTTTTGGTAACTGCATCCATTCATGGGaataacataaatatttttCGGATTATGCCATCCTTCTCTCACAGTGCGTCAGGCAGCAAGAGCTATGAATGGAGCTCTTCTCATGTGCACCTTTATAAGCTCCATCGAGGCATTACATCAGCT GTGATACAAGACATTTGCTTTAGTCACTATGGTCAGTGGATTGCCATTGTTTCATCTAGGGGTACTTGCCATATTTTTGTGCTTTCTCCTTTTGGTGGTGCGAATGTTCTTCAAATTCACAATTCACATGTGGATGGGCCTAGCCTTTCACCAATTTTATCTTTGCCATGGTGGTCTACTACTTCTTTCTCAGTAAACCAGCAATGTTCTTTTGCATCACCGCCATCAGCTGTTACCCTCTCTGTGGTGAGCAGAATAAGAAGTAATAACACTGGTTGGCTCAACACAGTTAGTAATGCTGCATCTTCTGGGGCAGGAAAGACCTCAGTTCCATCTGGTGCTATTGCTTCTGTTTTCCATAGCTCTGTGTCTCGAGATATGCAACCTTCTCACTTGAAAAATGCTAATGCTTTGGAGCACCTTTTGGTCTACACTCCTTGTGGTCATCTAGTTCAGTACAAATTGTTATCATCAGTAGGGAGAGAATCAAGTGAAGTTGCTTCAAGAATTGGACAAGGGTCCTTAGTGCAGATACAAGATGAGGAATTACGAGTGAATGTTGAACCTGTTCAGTGGTGGGATGTTTGCCGGAGAGTGGACTGGGGAGAAAGAGAGGAATGTATTTCTGGAATTACTCTAGGCAGGCAAGAAACTGCAGAATTGCCCATGGTAACTTCGGATTGTGAAGATAATGATAGTGAGCAGCATGTAGAATCTTTAAAGTCGCATGAGCCGTCTCATTTATATCTTTCTAACGCAGAGGTGCAGATGAGCTCATGGAGGATGCCATTTTGGCAGAATCCCAAG ATGCATTTCCATGAGATGAGTCATCTTGAGACTGCAGAACAGAATTTCATTGAAGATCATGCTGGTGGAGAGATTGAAATAGAGAAGGTTGGAGTTCGAGAGGTTGAAATTAGGCGGAAGGATTTATTACCTGTTATTGATCATTTTAACAGAACTCTCCCTAATTGGACTGACAG GGGCCTTAATGGTGAAAGATACATAACTTCTTTGGCTGGTTCTCAAGAAGCGAAAGACTCAGAAGATGTTATTTCCCACTCTAAATCTGTCTCGGCTGGCTCAGTTGCAAGCTCTGATG GATCTTTAACAAAGTTTTATCCACTCGTTATCCAATCTGAAAATGGTACTGCTGGTGAAGGAAGGTTTTCTGTTGCAGCATCATCCATCGAGTGCAAAAGTTCTATTAACAAGGATAGCAGTTCAATTTCTTCCAAACAATCTCAAGCGGGTTTCTCCCCTGTGGATTTTAATTCTATGGATAGTAATGTAACATCTTTAACCAATATCTCATCTTCCACTGGAAGAACAATTGCAAAGGAAGTTCAATCATCAAATGGGGTTGTAATTAGTGAAGCTTCAAACACAGGCTCCAATTGTTCCAACTTGAGTATGAACATTATAGATGAAGGGCCAGCTAATGAATCATTGGATTCTGGGCTTTTTTTTCAGGAGGGTTACTGTAAAGTGATGCCCTTAAGCGAATGTCCTGAATCAACAGAAGTCAGTTTTCTGGACAACAACATTAGTCCTTGTGATTTAGAAAAATCTGAAGATGGCGACAACGATGATATGCTTGGAGGTGTTTTTGCTTTCTCTGAAGAAG GTTGA
- the LOC110622953 gene encoding autophagy-related protein 18h isoform X3: protein MKNNSKSNSNSKTNTNRFLPNSLKFISSCIKTASTSVRSASASVAASISSDNQDRKDQIYCFDALTLENKFNVLTYPVPHLGGQGMNGVNAGYGPMAVSPRWLAYASDNPLLSNTGRLSPQSLTPPLGVSPSTSPSSGSLMARYAMESSKQIATGLINFGDMGYKTLSRYCQDLIPDGSSSPVYSNSSWKVGRGATPSAETDNAGMVVVKDFVSGVVVSQFRAHNSPISALCFDPSGTLLVTASIHGNNINIFRIMPSFSHSASGSKSYEWSSSHVHLYKLHRGITSAVIQDICFSHYGQWIAIVSSRGTCHIFVLSPFGGANVLQIHNSHVDGPSLSPILSLPWWSTTSFSVNQQCSFASPPSAVTLSVVSRIRSNNTGWLNTVSNAASSGAGKTSVPSGAIASVFHSSVSRDMQPSHLKNANALEHLLVYTPCGHLVQYKLLSSVGRESSEVASRIGQGSLVQIQDEELRVNVEPVQWWDVCRRVDWGEREECISGITLGRQETAELPMVTSDCEDNDSEQHVESLKSHEPSHLYLSNAEVQMSSWRMPFWQNPKMHFHEMSHLETAEQNFIEDHAGGEIEIEKVGVREVEIRRKDLLPVIDHFNRTLPNWTDRGLNGERYITSLAGSQEAKDSEDVISHSKSVSAGSVASSDGGSLTKFYPLVIQSENGTAGEGRFSVAASSIECKSSINKDSSSISSKQSQAGFSPVDFNSMDSNVTSLTNISSSTGRTIAKEVQSSNGVVISEASNTGSNCSNLSMNIIDEGPANESLDSGLFFQEGYCKVMPLSECPESTEVSFLDNNISPCDLEKSEDGDNDDMLGGVFAFSEEG from the exons atgaagaATAACAGCAAGTCAAATAGTAATAGCAAGACAAACACTAATCGCTTTCTTCCAAATTCTTTGAAATTCATTTCTTCTTGCATTAAAACTGCCTCTACCAGTGTCCGCTCTGCTAGCGCTTCCGTGGCCGCTTCTATCTCCAGTGATAATCAAGACCGCAAAGACCag ATATACTGTTTTGATGCCCTGACTCTGGAGAACAAATTCAATGTCCTCACTTATCCTGTCCCTCATCTGGGAGGCCAAGGAATGAATGGAGTTAATGCTGGATATGGTCCAATGGCTGTGAGTCCCAGGTGGTTAGCTTATGCTTCTGACAATCCGCTGTTGTCAAACACAGGCCGGTTAAGTCCACAAAGTCTTACTCCTCCACTGGGTGTCAGTCCATCAACTTCCCCAAGCAGTGGAAGTTTGATGGCTCGTTATGCTATGGAATCCAGTAAGCAGATAGCTACTGGGTTAATAAATTTTGGAGACATGGGCTACAAGACTCTGTCTAGATATTGTCAAGATCTTATCCCAGATGGTTCTAGTTCTCCTGTGTATTCAAACTCCAGTTGGAAAGTTGGTCGGGGTGCAACACCTTCTGCAGAAACAGATAATGCTGGAATG GTGGTTGTGAAAGATTTTGTATCTGGAGTTGTGGTATCACAATTTAGAGCTCATAATAGTCCAATTTCTGCTCTTTGTTTTGATCCAAGTGGTACACTTTTGGTAACTGCATCCATTCATGGGaataacataaatatttttCGGATTATGCCATCCTTCTCTCACAGTGCGTCAGGCAGCAAGAGCTATGAATGGAGCTCTTCTCATGTGCACCTTTATAAGCTCCATCGAGGCATTACATCAGCT GTGATACAAGACATTTGCTTTAGTCACTATGGTCAGTGGATTGCCATTGTTTCATCTAGGGGTACTTGCCATATTTTTGTGCTTTCTCCTTTTGGTGGTGCGAATGTTCTTCAAATTCACAATTCACATGTGGATGGGCCTAGCCTTTCACCAATTTTATCTTTGCCATGGTGGTCTACTACTTCTTTCTCAGTAAACCAGCAATGTTCTTTTGCATCACCGCCATCAGCTGTTACCCTCTCTGTGGTGAGCAGAATAAGAAGTAATAACACTGGTTGGCTCAACACAGTTAGTAATGCTGCATCTTCTGGGGCAGGAAAGACCTCAGTTCCATCTGGTGCTATTGCTTCTGTTTTCCATAGCTCTGTGTCTCGAGATATGCAACCTTCTCACTTGAAAAATGCTAATGCTTTGGAGCACCTTTTGGTCTACACTCCTTGTGGTCATCTAGTTCAGTACAAATTGTTATCATCAGTAGGGAGAGAATCAAGTGAAGTTGCTTCAAGAATTGGACAAGGGTCCTTAGTGCAGATACAAGATGAGGAATTACGAGTGAATGTTGAACCTGTTCAGTGGTGGGATGTTTGCCGGAGAGTGGACTGGGGAGAAAGAGAGGAATGTATTTCTGGAATTACTCTAGGCAGGCAAGAAACTGCAGAATTGCCCATGGTAACTTCGGATTGTGAAGATAATGATAGTGAGCAGCATGTAGAATCTTTAAAGTCGCATGAGCCGTCTCATTTATATCTTTCTAACGCAGAGGTGCAGATGAGCTCATGGAGGATGCCATTTTGGCAGAATCCCAAG ATGCATTTCCATGAGATGAGTCATCTTGAGACTGCAGAACAGAATTTCATTGAAGATCATGCTGGTGGAGAGATTGAAATAGAGAAGGTTGGAGTTCGAGAGGTTGAAATTAGGCGGAAGGATTTATTACCTGTTATTGATCATTTTAACAGAACTCTCCCTAATTGGACTGACAG GGGCCTTAATGGTGAAAGATACATAACTTCTTTGGCTGGTTCTCAAGAAGCGAAAGACTCAGAAGATGTTATTTCCCACTCTAAATCTGTCTCGGCTGGCTCAGTTGCAAGCTCTGATGGTG GATCTTTAACAAAGTTTTATCCACTCGTTATCCAATCTGAAAATGGTACTGCTGGTGAAGGAAGGTTTTCTGTTGCAGCATCATCCATCGAGTGCAAAAGTTCTATTAACAAGGATAGCAGTTCAATTTCTTCCAAACAATCTCAAGCGGGTTTCTCCCCTGTGGATTTTAATTCTATGGATAGTAATGTAACATCTTTAACCAATATCTCATCTTCCACTGGAAGAACAATTGCAAAGGAAGTTCAATCATCAAATGGGGTTGTAATTAGTGAAGCTTCAAACACAGGCTCCAATTGTTCCAACTTGAGTATGAACATTATAGATGAAGGGCCAGCTAATGAATCATTGGATTCTGGGCTTTTTTTTCAGGAGGGTTACTGTAAAGTGATGCCCTTAAGCGAATGTCCTGAATCAACAGAAGTCAGTTTTCTGGACAACAACATTAGTCCTTGTGATTTAGAAAAATCTGAAGATGGCGACAACGATGATATGCTTGGAGGTGTTTTTGCTTTCTCTGAAGAAG GTTGA
- the LOC110622953 gene encoding autophagy-related protein 18h isoform X1 yields MKNNSKSNSNSKTNTNRFLPNSLKFISSCIKTASTSVRSASASVAASISSDNQDRKDQVLWASFDRLELGPSSFKRVLLLGYSNGFQVIDVEDASDVVELVSKRDDPVTFLQIQPLPAKLDGREGFRASHPLLLVVSCAELKSSGPVLGGRDGLVRDGYNEPQVGNLSISPTTVQFYSLRSHNYVHYLRFRSTVFMVRCSPRIVAVSLATQIYCFDALTLENKFNVLTYPVPHLGGQGMNGVNAGYGPMAVSPRWLAYASDNPLLSNTGRLSPQSLTPPLGVSPSTSPSSGSLMARYAMESSKQIATGLINFGDMGYKTLSRYCQDLIPDGSSSPVYSNSSWKVGRGATPSAETDNAGMVVVKDFVSGVVVSQFRAHNSPISALCFDPSGTLLVTASIHGNNINIFRIMPSFSHSASGSKSYEWSSSHVHLYKLHRGITSAVIQDICFSHYGQWIAIVSSRGTCHIFVLSPFGGANVLQIHNSHVDGPSLSPILSLPWWSTTSFSVNQQCSFASPPSAVTLSVVSRIRSNNTGWLNTVSNAASSGAGKTSVPSGAIASVFHSSVSRDMQPSHLKNANALEHLLVYTPCGHLVQYKLLSSVGRESSEVASRIGQGSLVQIQDEELRVNVEPVQWWDVCRRVDWGEREECISGITLGRQETAELPMVTSDCEDNDSEQHVESLKSHEPSHLYLSNAEVQMSSWRMPFWQNPKMHFHEMSHLETAEQNFIEDHAGGEIEIEKVGVREVEIRRKDLLPVIDHFNRTLPNWTDRGLNGERYITSLAGSQEAKDSEDVISHSKSVSAGSVASSDGGSLTKFYPLVIQSENGTAGEGRFSVAASSIECKSSINKDSSSISSKQSQAGFSPVDFNSMDSNVTSLTNISSSTGRTIAKEVQSSNGVVISEASNTGSNCSNLSMNIIDEGPANESLDSGLFFQEGYCKVMPLSECPESTEVSFLDNNISPCDLEKSEDGDNDDMLGGVFAFSEEG; encoded by the exons atgaagaATAACAGCAAGTCAAATAGTAATAGCAAGACAAACACTAATCGCTTTCTTCCAAATTCTTTGAAATTCATTTCTTCTTGCATTAAAACTGCCTCTACCAGTGTCCGCTCTGCTAGCGCTTCCGTGGCCGCTTCTATCTCCAGTGATAATCAAGACCGCAAAGACCag GTGCTTTGGGCTTCATTTGACCGATTAGAGCTTGGACCATCTTCCTTCAAACGTGTTCTCTTACTTGGATACTCCAATGGTTTTCAAGTCATTGATGTTGAAGATGCCTCTGATGTCGTTGAGCTTGTATCAAAGCGTGATGACCCAGTTACATTTTTACAGATACAGCCCCTCCCTGCCAAATTGGACGGCCGTGAAGGATTCAGAGCATCGCATCCTTTACTCTTGGTTGTTTCATGTGCTGAATTGAAGAGCTCAGGTCCAGTGCTTGGTGGGAGAGATGGGTTAGTCAGAGATGGCTATAATGAGCCTCAAGTGGGAAACCTTTCCATTTCTCCTACTACTGTGCAGTTTTACTCGCTAAGATCTCATAATTATGTTCATTATCTGAGATTTCGTTCAACAGTTTTTATGGTTAGATGCAGTCCGCGAATAGTGGCTGTGAGCCTAGCAACACAA ATATACTGTTTTGATGCCCTGACTCTGGAGAACAAATTCAATGTCCTCACTTATCCTGTCCCTCATCTGGGAGGCCAAGGAATGAATGGAGTTAATGCTGGATATGGTCCAATGGCTGTGAGTCCCAGGTGGTTAGCTTATGCTTCTGACAATCCGCTGTTGTCAAACACAGGCCGGTTAAGTCCACAAAGTCTTACTCCTCCACTGGGTGTCAGTCCATCAACTTCCCCAAGCAGTGGAAGTTTGATGGCTCGTTATGCTATGGAATCCAGTAAGCAGATAGCTACTGGGTTAATAAATTTTGGAGACATGGGCTACAAGACTCTGTCTAGATATTGTCAAGATCTTATCCCAGATGGTTCTAGTTCTCCTGTGTATTCAAACTCCAGTTGGAAAGTTGGTCGGGGTGCAACACCTTCTGCAGAAACAGATAATGCTGGAATG GTGGTTGTGAAAGATTTTGTATCTGGAGTTGTGGTATCACAATTTAGAGCTCATAATAGTCCAATTTCTGCTCTTTGTTTTGATCCAAGTGGTACACTTTTGGTAACTGCATCCATTCATGGGaataacataaatatttttCGGATTATGCCATCCTTCTCTCACAGTGCGTCAGGCAGCAAGAGCTATGAATGGAGCTCTTCTCATGTGCACCTTTATAAGCTCCATCGAGGCATTACATCAGCT GTGATACAAGACATTTGCTTTAGTCACTATGGTCAGTGGATTGCCATTGTTTCATCTAGGGGTACTTGCCATATTTTTGTGCTTTCTCCTTTTGGTGGTGCGAATGTTCTTCAAATTCACAATTCACATGTGGATGGGCCTAGCCTTTCACCAATTTTATCTTTGCCATGGTGGTCTACTACTTCTTTCTCAGTAAACCAGCAATGTTCTTTTGCATCACCGCCATCAGCTGTTACCCTCTCTGTGGTGAGCAGAATAAGAAGTAATAACACTGGTTGGCTCAACACAGTTAGTAATGCTGCATCTTCTGGGGCAGGAAAGACCTCAGTTCCATCTGGTGCTATTGCTTCTGTTTTCCATAGCTCTGTGTCTCGAGATATGCAACCTTCTCACTTGAAAAATGCTAATGCTTTGGAGCACCTTTTGGTCTACACTCCTTGTGGTCATCTAGTTCAGTACAAATTGTTATCATCAGTAGGGAGAGAATCAAGTGAAGTTGCTTCAAGAATTGGACAAGGGTCCTTAGTGCAGATACAAGATGAGGAATTACGAGTGAATGTTGAACCTGTTCAGTGGTGGGATGTTTGCCGGAGAGTGGACTGGGGAGAAAGAGAGGAATGTATTTCTGGAATTACTCTAGGCAGGCAAGAAACTGCAGAATTGCCCATGGTAACTTCGGATTGTGAAGATAATGATAGTGAGCAGCATGTAGAATCTTTAAAGTCGCATGAGCCGTCTCATTTATATCTTTCTAACGCAGAGGTGCAGATGAGCTCATGGAGGATGCCATTTTGGCAGAATCCCAAG ATGCATTTCCATGAGATGAGTCATCTTGAGACTGCAGAACAGAATTTCATTGAAGATCATGCTGGTGGAGAGATTGAAATAGAGAAGGTTGGAGTTCGAGAGGTTGAAATTAGGCGGAAGGATTTATTACCTGTTATTGATCATTTTAACAGAACTCTCCCTAATTGGACTGACAG GGGCCTTAATGGTGAAAGATACATAACTTCTTTGGCTGGTTCTCAAGAAGCGAAAGACTCAGAAGATGTTATTTCCCACTCTAAATCTGTCTCGGCTGGCTCAGTTGCAAGCTCTGATGGTG GATCTTTAACAAAGTTTTATCCACTCGTTATCCAATCTGAAAATGGTACTGCTGGTGAAGGAAGGTTTTCTGTTGCAGCATCATCCATCGAGTGCAAAAGTTCTATTAACAAGGATAGCAGTTCAATTTCTTCCAAACAATCTCAAGCGGGTTTCTCCCCTGTGGATTTTAATTCTATGGATAGTAATGTAACATCTTTAACCAATATCTCATCTTCCACTGGAAGAACAATTGCAAAGGAAGTTCAATCATCAAATGGGGTTGTAATTAGTGAAGCTTCAAACACAGGCTCCAATTGTTCCAACTTGAGTATGAACATTATAGATGAAGGGCCAGCTAATGAATCATTGGATTCTGGGCTTTTTTTTCAGGAGGGTTACTGTAAAGTGATGCCCTTAAGCGAATGTCCTGAATCAACAGAAGTCAGTTTTCTGGACAACAACATTAGTCCTTGTGATTTAGAAAAATCTGAAGATGGCGACAACGATGATATGCTTGGAGGTGTTTTTGCTTTCTCTGAAGAAG GTTGA
- the LOC110623642 gene encoding receptor-like cytosolic serine/threonine-protein kinase RBK2, whose translation MATGDGGQLNQASIFSAIPGENGKDYCLLSERYTQAETPVKHKKFGKLFSFSASFQDLRRDTGKDKQVPSPTGVIEACLEDLISGSVSSESSEEEQKADCSRAKSNWSRFFQLWKKKSLKHLASFTPLPVPRILTRKSRSARENPALREFFKFKSSLETFTLAQLETASNNFSPENLIGKGGYSEVYKGRLRNGKLVAIKRLTKGTADERTTQFLSELGIMAHVDHPNTAKLLGCGIDGGMHLVFELSPLGSMRSVLHGSEVKLEWSKRYKIALGTAEGLLYLHRSCRKRIIHRDIKADNILLTEDFEPQICDFGLAKWLPRQWTHHNVSKFEGTFGYFAPEYFMHGIVDEKTDTFAFGVLLLELITGRPAVDHLQQSIVIWAKPLLDNNSIKELADPSLGDNYDVEEMERVILTASLCVEQSPILRPRMNQVVILLKGDECAKEATNEGKKKTLQRTYSEELLDAQEYNSTKYLNDLKRHRELALEC comes from the exons ATGGCAACTGGTGATGGTGGCCAGCTTAATCAAGCTTCTATTTTCTCTGCTATTCCAGG GGAGAATGGAAAGGATTATTGCCTATTGTCAGAGAGATATACACAAGCAGAGACTCCAGTTAAACATAAGAAATTTGGCAAACTATTTTCTTTCTCTGCATCTTTTCAGG ATTTGAGACGAGATACAGGAAAGGACAAACAAGTCCCATCACCAACAGGAGTTATAGAAGCATGCTTAGAGGACTTGATTTCTGGCTCAGTTTCTTCTGAAAGTTCCGAGGAAGAACAGAAAGCTGATTGTTCAAGGGCAAAGTCCAACTGGAGTAGATTTTTCCAATTATGGAAGAAAAAATCACTGAAGCACTTAGCCTCTTTCACTCCTCTTCCTGTACCAAGAATTCTGACAAGAAAGAGCAGAAGTGCAAGAGAGAACCCGGCCCTGAGAGAATTTTTTAAGTTCAAATCTTCCTTAGAGACTTTCACACTTGCTCAGCTTGAAACTGCATCCAACAATTTTAGCCCTG AAAACTTAATTGGAAAGGGTGGTTATTCTGAGGTTTACAAGGGTCGTTTGAGAAATGGAAAGCTAGTAGCAATAAAGCGACTGACTAAAGGAACTGCTGATGAAAGGACTACTCAGTTTCTATCTGAGCTTGGCATCATGGCTCATGTTGATCATCCTAATACAGCCAAGTTGCTTGGCTGTGGCATTGATGGGGGAATGCACCTTGTGTTTGAACTATCCCCATTGGGGAGCATGAGATCTGTTCTTCATG GTTCAGAAGTCAAACTTGAGTGGAGTAAAAGGTACAAAATTGCTCTTGGAACAGCAGAGGGGCTGCTATATCTTCATCGAAGTTGTCGAAAGCGAATCATCCATAGAGATATAAAGGCTGATAATATTCTTCTCACGGAGGATTTCGAACCCCAG ATTTGTGATTTTGGGCTTGCCAAGTGGCTACCCAGACAATGGACTCACCATAATGTATCGAAATTCGAAGGCACATTCGG CTACTTTGCTCCTGAATACTTCATGCATGGCATAGTTGATGAGAAAACTGATACATTCGCATTTGGCGTTTTGCTATTGGAGCTCATAACAGGACGCCCAGCTGTGGATCATTTACAGCAGAGCATAGTGATATGG GCAAAGCCTTTGCTTGATAACAATAGTATCAAGGAGCTTGCTGATCCTTCTCTAGGTGATAACTATGATGTAGAAGAGATGGAACGTGTCATTTTGACTGCCTCGTTGTGCGTGGAGCAGTCTCCTATTCTTCGTCCTCGCATGAATCAG GTTGTGATACTGCTAAAAGGTGATGAATGTGCTAAAGAGGCTACAAATGAAGGCAAGAAGAAGACACTCCAAAGAACTTACTCTGAAGAGCTCTTAGATGCTCAAGAATACAACTCAACCAAGTATCTGAATGATCTCAAACGACACAGGGAGCTTGCTTTGGAATGTTGA